A DNA window from Zingiber officinale cultivar Zhangliang chromosome 3A, Zo_v1.1, whole genome shotgun sequence contains the following coding sequences:
- the LOC122052170 gene encoding uncharacterized protein LOC122052170: MDSNEQKEIRNSLIELTSLVKQLALNNATQSSIVPNVQFSYKQSVVCSICSSQDHMSELCLNLHQDESLAAFSRAQQQKYDPHSSTYNPGWRDHLNLRYDNSFYQQPSSNHHFQQFQHTQNFQQSLSFQQGFQQQFQPYQYNFQQNQPNQHHFHNVQNSQCQPASQFQQQALPTPSRLSLTQGGSNNVSSSDSHQEKLEKLMQYMMQQQQNQQRTDSALQNIERQIGHLASSINQIQAQGSSQLPSQTTPNPKGNVSALTLRSGRRISDFSSEETVAEKLPEIQQPSSSSEEFLEAQDVPTSSSTPIYIDPFNLEHSQGSGNLMPENSSNICPADQIPTTMSNSSKSGNSGYQNSLN; encoded by the coding sequence ATGGATTCTAATGAGCAAAAGGAGATAAGGAATTCATTGATTGAATTGACATCCTTGGTTAAGCAATTGGCCTTGAATAATGCTACTCAATCTTCTATTGTTCCGAATGTGCAATTTTCATATAAACAAAGTGTGGTTTGTAGCATTTGTTCAAGTCAAGACCACATGTCAGAACTTTGCCTGAACCTTCATCAAGATGAATCTTTGGCAGCATTCTCTAGGGCTCAACAACAAAAATATGACCCTCATTCCTCTACATACAATCCTGGTTGGAGAGATCATCTGAATTTGAGATATGACAATTCATTCTATCAACAACCATCTTCAAATCACCATTTCCAGCAATTCCAACATACTCAAAATTTCCAGCAGAGTCTAAGTTTTCAGCAAGGTTTTCAGCAACAATTTCAACCTTACCAGTATAATTTCCAACAAAATCAGCCTAATCAACATCATTTCCATAATGTCCAGAATTCACAATGCCAGCCTGCAAGTCAGTTTCAGCAGCAAGCACTTCCAACACCTTCAAGGTTGAGTTTAACTCAAGGAGGCTCTAATAATGTCTCAAGTTCAGATTCTCATCAAGAAAAATTGGAGAAATTGATGCAATATATGATGCAACAGCAACAAAATCAGCAAAGAACAGATTCAGCTCTTCAAAATATAGAAAGGCAGATTGGGCACTTAGCTTCTAGTATTAATCAAATTCAAGCTCAGGGGTCTAGTCAATTGCCTTCACAAACAACTCCTAATCCTAAAGGAAATGTTAGTGCATTAACTttgagaagtgggagaagaatttCAGATTTTTCGAGTGAAGAAACTGTTGCTGAAAAATTGCCAGAAATTCAGCAACCAAGTTCCAGCAGTGAAGAATTTCTGGAAGCCCAGGATGTGCCAACTTCAAGTTCAACCCCAATTTACATTGATCCGTTTAATTTGGAGCATTCACAAGGAAGTGGAAATTTAATGCCGGAAAATTCCAGTAACATTTGTCCAGCTGATCAAATTCCAACAACTATGTCAAATTCCAGCAAATCTGGAAATTCAGGATATCAGAATTCCCTTAATTAG